In the genome of Dyadobacter fermentans DSM 18053, the window TGACAACCATACCTGCGTACATCCGCACGGCCAACGATCAGCAAATGCTGGAAATGGCGCTCATCGAGAACATCCAGCGCGAAAACCTGAATGCGATCGAGATTGCATTGAGCTACCAGCGGCTGATCCTCGAATGCAGCCTTAAACAGGAAGAACTCGGCGCGCGCGTGGGCAAAAACCGCACGACCGTCAATAACTATATCCGTTTGCTCAAACTGCCGCCGGTAATCCAGGCCGCATTGCGCGACGACAAGATCAGTATGGGCCACGCCCGCGCATTGATCACGATCAACAGCGACCAGAGCCAGCTCAAAATTTTTAACCAGATCATCGAAGAAGGATGGTCGGTGCGGAAAGTGGAGGACGAGGTGCGGAAGCTCGGAATGGTGAGCAATATCCCTATCGAGTCGAAAAAGCAGCCGACAATTAATCAGGAAATAAAGTCGTTACAGTTCCAGCTTTCGTCCTACTTCGGGGCGAAGGTGTCCGTGAAAGCCAACGAGCAGCACAAGGGTGAAATTAAGATCCCTTTTGGCTCTCAGGACGAACTGAAAAAGATTTTAGAAACACTGAAATTCAAATAAACGTTGAAAAACTGGGTATTGTTAGGGTTGATTTTGCTGGTATCGGGTCGGATTGCAGCACAGACAGAGGGTAAAAAAGACAGTCTGAAAATTGAAAATTTGCCGTCCGTTCCGCTGGACAGCGCTACTCTGGCCCAGGCCGACACGTTAAAAAACGTTAAAAAGAAGTGGATGCCGGTGCCGAAAACGGCCACCCGGCTGGCCCTGATCCCCGGCGCGGGGCAGCTGTACAACCGGGATTACTGGAAGGCGCCTATCGTGTACCTCGCATTCGGGGGAGGGCTTTACACCTATTATCTGAACACGATCAAGTATAACGACTTTCTGAGCGCTTACAAGTCGTTTTACATTCTGGACAAAAACAGTCCGGATTACGGTAACAAGAAGAAGGAGCTGCAAAGCGCCGATGCCCGGGTGCCGGTGCGGGTCCGTAACCTGCTGAATACGAGCAGCGAATATGTGGATGCGACGGAAGACCAGATTATCCGCCAAAAGAACTACTGGCGCCGGAACCGTGGCTTTGCCCTTATTGTAACAGGGCTTATTTACACGCTGTCGATCATTGAAGCCAACGTAGCGGCGCATTTGAAGACATTTGACCTTTCGGACGACCTCACATTGAACGTGAGCCCGAAGCTGAACCAGCCGTCGATGACCACCCCGACACCTGGCGTGCGGCTGGTTTTTAACATTAAATAATACAAACAGAGTACTGATTTTCAAATAACTGATTAATGAGAATACTATTACTGGGGTACGGCAAGATGGGAAAAACGATCGAACAGATCGCCCTGGACAGGGGACACTCGATCGTAGGTAAAATTGATGTACAAAACCGCGCCGATATGGACAAGCTCCAAACTGCCGACGTGGACGTGGCCATCGAATTCAGCTCGCCGGAATCCGCATTTGAGAATATCACTTATTGCCTTAAAAAAGGCTGGCCGATCGTTTGCGGCACTACCGGCTGGCTCGACCACCGCACCGAAGTGGAAGCACTTTGCAAGGCGCAGTCGGGATCGTTTTTCTACGCATCCAATTACAGCATCGGCGTAAACCTGTTTTTCCGGCTGAACCGCATGCTTGCAAGGCTCATGAATGGCCATGAATACCAAAGCTCGATGACCGAGGTGCACCATATCCACAAGCTGGATGCGCCCAGCGGCACGGCGATCACGCTTGCAGAAGGCATTATCGAGGAAATCGGGAACATCGACGGCTGGAAGCTGGCGCCGGAAAATGAGGAAGGATACCTGCAAATCCTGGCCGAACGCCGCGGGGAAGTGCCCGGCACGCACATCGTGCGCTACGAATCGGAAGTGGATACGATTGAAATATCCCACACGGCCCATAACCGCCAGGGATTTGCGCTGGGCGCCGTGGTGGCAGCCGAATGGCTTCCAGGTAAATTCGGGGTGTTCGGAATGAACGACCTCCTCAAAATTTAAAGCATTATAACTATCAATCATCGCATGGCTGTTAATAGAGAATTGACTTCCAGTTCAGTTGAATCCAAAAAGAGAAAGTCACCGGCGCGGGAGTGGTTCGACTCCATTTTGTTTGCGGTAGTGGCCGCTACACTCATCCGCTGGCTGTTTTTCGAAGCATTTACCATCCCTACACCGTCGATGGAGAACAGCCTGCTTGTGGGAGACTTCCTGTTTGTGAGCAAGCTGCATTACGGTACGCGGACGCCGAAAACGCCGTTGCAGGTGCCATTGACGCACCAGACCATCTGGGGAACCAATATTCCTTCTTACACCAGCCTGATCCAGCTGCCGCAATACCGGCTGCCGGGTTTCAGCGAAGTAAAGCGCGGCGATGTGGTGGTATTCAACTACCCGCCCGAAATGCAGCATCCGGTGGATTTGAAAACCAATTATATCAAACGTTGCGTAGGTATTCCGGGCGATAAAGTGGAAGTGCGTGACTTGCAGGTGTATAACAATGGTCAGCCAATGGAAAACCCTCCAAGAATGGAGAACGAGTACTTCGTGGCTACTACCACCGCCGTAAACGAGGAAAAAGTGTTCCGCGAGAATGGTATTTCGGAGTTCAACTCCTTTACCGACGGCGAAAACGATACAATCCGAGGCAATGAGCAAATGGGTTACCTCGTGTTTACAACCGAAGAAATTGCGGCAAAGCTCAAAACCTATGATTTTGTCAAAAGCATCACGCTCGTGAAAACGGATAACGGCATCAGCGAACCGATGCTTTACCCGAATTCGTCGCTGTTTAAATGGAACCGCGACAACTACGGACCGATTACCGTGCCCAAAAAAGGGATGACCGTGCAGCTTACACCTGAGAACATCGCGACCTACGGACCGGTGATCAAAAGCTACGAGGACAATGACGACGTGACGATCGAAGAAAATGCGATCAAAGTCGGCGGAAAGGCCATTACTTCCTACACATTCAAGCAGGATTACTATTTTATGATGGGCGATAACCGCCACAATTCGGCCGACTCGCGCTACTGGGGCTTCGTACCCATGGACCACATCGTGGGCAAGGCGGTATTCGTGTGGATGTCTATCGATCCCAACCCGACCAGCTTCTTCAACAAAATCCGTTGGAGCCGCATTTTCCGGGTGATCAACTAGCAGAAAACAGCTATCAGCATTAGGGGAGGGCCGCGAGGCTCCTCCCTTTATTTTTGTGATGTATATATAAATAAATGCTATATAATGGTTGTTGGTTTATTAAAATTGATGGTATATTGCGTTCACTTGAATCCTCTGAGCTTTTAATTGAACGAAGCACCATGCCACTTACTGAACCCATATCCAAGCCCGCCACTGCCCCGCGTAAAAAGTCGGCTATCCGCGAATGGATTGATTCGGTACTATTTGCCGTAATCGCCGCCACGCTGATCCGCTGGCTGTTTTTCAGCGCATTTGTGATCCCGACGCCGTCGATGGAGAACAGTTTGCTCGTGGGCGACTACCTGTTTGTGAGCAGGCTACATTACGGCACCACCACGCCCGTCACACCATTGCAGGTGCCTCTCACGCACCAGACGATCTGGGGAACGAACATTCCGTCGTATCTCGACTGGATTCAACTCCCTCAATACCGCCTGCCGGGCTTCACCGATGTGAAAAACGGTGATGTGGTCGTATTTTATCTGCCGGTGGAACACCCCGATATGTATCAGAAATACAGCCGTGTGCTCCCCGACCTGCACCCGCATCCCATAGACTTGCGTTCGAACTACATTAAGCGCTGCGTAGGTATTCCGGGGGATAAGCTAGAAGTGCGCCGCGGGGAGGTGTACGTGAATGGCCAGGCACAGACGTCACCCCCGCGTATGCAGAATGAGTATTTTGTTTCCGTCAAAACAGCTGTGAATGAGGAAAATGTGTTTCGAAAGAATGGAATCGTAGATTTCTCGCAGTTCACGGAGACATTCGGCGACAGCATTGCCACTAACGATGAATTTGGATATGTGGTTAAAACAACGGCCGACCTCGCAGAAAAGCTGAGAGGCTACGACTTCGTCAACCGCGTCGAGCCGGTGTTTATGGAGCAAGGCCTGAAAGAGCCATTTCTATTCCCAGAAAACAACGCAACCAACTGGAACAAGGATAACTACGGCCCGATAGTGGTGCCGAAAGCGGGTATGACAGTTCAGTTAAGTGAAATCAACATCGCCCAGTACGGCGACATCATCACGAGCTACGAAGGCAACGAAAACGTCGCGATCGAGAATGGCAAGATCAGCATTGACAGGAAACCGGTCACGAGCTACACGTTCAAGCAAGATTACTACTTCATGATGGGCGACAACCGCCACGATTCCGCCGACTCGCGCTACTGGGGCTTCGTTCCCAAGGACCACATCGTCGGAAAAGCCGTTTTCGTATGGATGTCCATCGACCCCAACCCGACTAGCTTCTTAAAAAAAATCCGCTGGGACCGAATTTTCAGGATGATTAATTGATGGAGCAAGAAGCAGAACGGAAGAAAGAGTCAGGAATAGAAGAATGAGTAATGTGGGAATGGACCAAGCAAGAAATGTCCAAAGAACATGGCCCGGAGGGCGATCCTGTTTATAGCAACTCAGGCACGACCCACGTTTCGGCTCCTTCGGAGCCTCCTAATCACAGCGCAGGAGGCCCCGAAGGGGCCAGCCGCCAGATCGGCGTTTGATTGCTATAAACAGGGTGCCACTCCGTGGCTTTTTGTCCCTACTTCCATTTATTGCCTTCGTCTATTACTCTCTCTCAATGCCTTCGTTCATCCATCGCTTGCTCCCTTCCTCGATTCCGCTCTCGCTCCATTCGACCCTTCCCCCGCTACTCTTCCTGCGAGAAGATCAGCGCTGAATATGGGGGAATTTGTAATTCGCCCCATTGTTCGTAGATGTCCATTTCGCCTTCGCTGGTTTCGATGTCGAATACGCCCAGGTGAGAGAAGTCGGCGTCGTAGTGTTCGTTGTCGGTGTTGAGGCGGAGGTGCCATTTACCGGGCCGCGGGAAGCCGATTTTGTAATCGGAGAAAGTTTCGGTGGAGAAGTTGAATACCACTACCACGCTATCTTTCGGACCGCCTTCTGCCCAGCGGTGCATTACCACCACCTTTTTCTCATTGTCCTGGCGGACGATCTCCGTGTTTTGGCCTTGCAAGCCGCGCGTCACGCCGAACCAGTTGCGGCGGATATGGATCATATCGCGGTGCAATGCAGCGAATCCGCTGAATTTTTCGAGACGTGACCAGTCGATCGGGTCGCTGTCCGAGAACCATTTGTCTTCCAGCAGCGGCTGGCCCTGGAAAATCATCGGGATGCCGGGAGAGGTGAGCACCAGCGCTACGCCCAACGCCGCGCGTTTTTTGGAATACCAGTTGTCCACATCGCCGTCGGCAATCTCTTCGGCCACGCGCGCCTGGCCATTCGCTACTTCGTCGTGCGATTCGGTGTAGATAATGCGT includes:
- the dapB gene encoding 4-hydroxy-tetrahydrodipicolinate reductase yields the protein MRILLLGYGKMGKTIEQIALDRGHSIVGKIDVQNRADMDKLQTADVDVAIEFSSPESAFENITYCLKKGWPIVCGTTGWLDHRTEVEALCKAQSGSFFYASNYSIGVNLFFRLNRMLARLMNGHEYQSSMTEVHHIHKLDAPSGTAITLAEGIIEEIGNIDGWKLAPENEEGYLQILAERRGEVPGTHIVRYESEVDTIEISHTAHNRQGFALGAVVAAEWLPGKFGVFGMNDLLKI
- the lepB gene encoding signal peptidase I → MPLTEPISKPATAPRKKSAIREWIDSVLFAVIAATLIRWLFFSAFVIPTPSMENSLLVGDYLFVSRLHYGTTTPVTPLQVPLTHQTIWGTNIPSYLDWIQLPQYRLPGFTDVKNGDVVVFYLPVEHPDMYQKYSRVLPDLHPHPIDLRSNYIKRCVGIPGDKLEVRRGEVYVNGQAQTSPPRMQNEYFVSVKTAVNEENVFRKNGIVDFSQFTETFGDSIATNDEFGYVVKTTADLAEKLRGYDFVNRVEPVFMEQGLKEPFLFPENNATNWNKDNYGPIVVPKAGMTVQLSEINIAQYGDIITSYEGNENVAIENGKISIDRKPVTSYTFKQDYYFMMGDNRHDSADSRYWGFVPKDHIVGKAVFVWMSIDPNPTSFLKKIRWDRIFRMIN
- the lepB gene encoding signal peptidase I, producing MAVNRELTSSSVESKKRKSPAREWFDSILFAVVAATLIRWLFFEAFTIPTPSMENSLLVGDFLFVSKLHYGTRTPKTPLQVPLTHQTIWGTNIPSYTSLIQLPQYRLPGFSEVKRGDVVVFNYPPEMQHPVDLKTNYIKRCVGIPGDKVEVRDLQVYNNGQPMENPPRMENEYFVATTTAVNEEKVFRENGISEFNSFTDGENDTIRGNEQMGYLVFTTEEIAAKLKTYDFVKSITLVKTDNGISEPMLYPNSSLFKWNRDNYGPITVPKKGMTVQLTPENIATYGPVIKSYEDNDDVTIEENAIKVGGKAITSYTFKQDYYFMMGDNRHNSADSRYWGFVPMDHIVGKAVFVWMSIDPNPTSFFNKIRWSRIFRVIN
- a CDS encoding DUF5683 domain-containing protein, with protein sequence MKNWVLLGLILLVSGRIAAQTEGKKDSLKIENLPSVPLDSATLAQADTLKNVKKKWMPVPKTATRLALIPGAGQLYNRDYWKAPIVYLAFGGGLYTYYLNTIKYNDFLSAYKSFYILDKNSPDYGNKKKELQSADARVPVRVRNLLNTSSEYVDATEDQIIRQKNYWRRNRGFALIVTGLIYTLSIIEANVAAHLKTFDLSDDLTLNVSPKLNQPSMTTPTPGVRLVFNIK
- a CDS encoding ParB/RepB/Spo0J family partition protein — translated: MDNSSKTKKMTGLGRGLGALLQDSEKINTPRTSTRMAPAEVIGSMNEIHVSQIEANPYQPRTKFDQESLEELADSIRVQGIIQPITVRQLSEDSYQLISGERRLQASRSLGMTTIPAYIRTANDQQMLEMALIENIQRENLNAIEIALSYQRLILECSLKQEELGARVGKNRTTVNNYIRLLKLPPVIQAALRDDKISMGHARALITINSDQSQLKIFNQIIEEGWSVRKVEDEVRKLGMVSNIPIESKKQPTINQEIKSLQFQLSSYFGAKVSVKANEQHKGEIKIPFGSQDELKKILETLKFK